The proteins below are encoded in one region of Bombus vancouverensis nearcticus chromosome 8, iyBomVanc1_principal, whole genome shotgun sequence:
- the LOC143302965 gene encoding uncharacterized protein LOC143302965 isoform X3, with amino-acid sequence MSLVTKLRRLTLDDDSNVNRKRGGRPKKKESARSSSDEKNTKGPTKHSKTKKNVLSETISKEDAKQPERIEPLKSSMTTRDSNIKRTFSRSENTKGKYSNIIDDTVIPSARNDIEDPSMCEDALEKFTPLMNSTMDINSTYTQKMMDATAIVEPLSPIKSNETEEVQQLNQAIGLTEFEELFAEDEPSREREMSNRNMTKQHIQNEMKKNVPVRRRIEAFEKEKISEKAIVQKLARRSVEKATSY; translated from the exons atgtcacttgttacaaaattacgaaggctaactcttgatgatgacagtaatgtaaat aggaaacgtggaggccgacctaaaaaaaaggaaagtgctagaagtagttcagatgaaaaaaacacaaaaggtcctacaaaacatagtaaaacaaaaaagaatgttttaagcgaaacaatttcaaaagaagatgcaaaacagccagaaaggattgaaccattaaagtcttcaatgacaacaagagatagtaatataaagagaactttttcacggagtgaaaacacgaagggtaaatattctaatattattgatgatacagtaattccatcagcaagaaatgatattgaagatccttcaatgtgcgaggatgcacttgagaaatttactcctcttatgaattccacgatggacatcaattctacttatacgcagaagatgatggacgctaccgcaattgtagaacctttatcaccaataaaatcaaacgaaacg gaggaggttcagcagctgaatcaagcgattggactcaccgagttcgaagaattattcgcagaagatgagccatcccgtgaaagggaaatgtctaatagaaacatgacgaaacagcacattcaaaatgaaatgaagaaaaatgtgcccgtaagaaggagaatcgaggcctttgaaaaagaaaaaatttcagaaaaagccattgttcaaaaactggcacgaagatctgtcgaaaaagcgacgtcttattag
- the LOC143302965 gene encoding uncharacterized protein LOC143302965 isoform X2 yields the protein MSLVTKLRRLTLDDDSNRKRGGRPKKKESARSSSDEKNTKGPTKHSKTKKNVLSETISKEDAKQPERIEPLKSSMTTRDSNIKRTFSRSENTKGKYSNIIDDTVIPSARNDIEDPSMCEDALEKFTPLMNSTMDINSTYTQKMMDATAIVEPLSPIKSNETVVINKNLASSIGKNNEPKFTSRSPITLQEEVQQLNQAIGLTEFEELFAEDEPSREREMSNRNMTKQHIQNEMKKNVPVRRRIEAFEKEKISEKAIVQKLARRSVEKATSY from the exons atgtcacttgttacaaaattacgaaggctaactcttgatgatgacagtaat aggaaacgtggaggccgacctaaaaaaaaggaaagtgctagaagtagttcagatgaaaaaaacacaaaaggtcctacaaaacatagtaaaacaaaaaagaatgttttaagcgaaacaatttcaaaagaagatgcaaaacagccagaaaggattgaaccattaaagtcttcaatgacaacaagagatagtaatataaagagaactttttcacggagtgaaaacacgaagggtaaatattctaatattattgatgatacagtaattccatcagcaagaaatgatattgaagatccttcaatgtgcgaggatgcacttgagaaatttactcctcttatgaattccacgatggacatcaattctacttatacgcagaagatgatggacgctaccgcaattgtagaacctttatcaccaataaaatcaaacgaaacggtagtaattaataaaaacttggctagtagtataggaaaaaataatgaacctaaatttacatcacggtcgccaataactctgcaggaggaggttcagcagctgaatcaagcgattggactcaccgagttcgaagaattattcgcagaagatgagccatcccgtgaaagggaaatgtctaatagaaacatgacgaaacagcacattcaaaatgaaatgaagaaaaatgtgcccgtaagaaggagaatcgaggcctttgaaaaagaaaaaatttcagaaaaagccattgttcaaaaactggcacgaagatctgtcgaaaaagcgacgtcttattag
- the LOC143302965 gene encoding uncharacterized protein LOC143302965 isoform X1: MSLVTKLRRLTLDDDSNVNRKRGGRPKKKESARSSSDEKNTKGPTKHSKTKKNVLSETISKEDAKQPERIEPLKSSMTTRDSNIKRTFSRSENTKGKYSNIIDDTVIPSARNDIEDPSMCEDALEKFTPLMNSTMDINSTYTQKMMDATAIVEPLSPIKSNETVVINKNLASSIGKNNEPKFTSRSPITLQEEVQQLNQAIGLTEFEELFAEDEPSREREMSNRNMTKQHIQNEMKKNVPVRRRIEAFEKEKISEKAIVQKLARRSVEKATSY, encoded by the exons atgtcacttgttacaaaattacgaaggctaactcttgatgatgacagtaatgtaaat aggaaacgtggaggccgacctaaaaaaaaggaaagtgctagaagtagttcagatgaaaaaaacacaaaaggtcctacaaaacatagtaaaacaaaaaagaatgttttaagcgaaacaatttcaaaagaagatgcaaaacagccagaaaggattgaaccattaaagtcttcaatgacaacaagagatagtaatataaagagaactttttcacggagtgaaaacacgaagggtaaatattctaatattattgatgatacagtaattccatcagcaagaaatgatattgaagatccttcaatgtgcgaggatgcacttgagaaatttactcctcttatgaattccacgatggacatcaattctacttatacgcagaagatgatggacgctaccgcaattgtagaacctttatcaccaataaaatcaaacgaaacggtagtaattaataaaaacttggctagtagtataggaaaaaataatgaacctaaatttacatcacggtcgccaataactctgcaggaggaggttcagcagctgaatcaagcgattggactcaccgagttcgaagaattattcgcagaagatgagccatcccgtgaaagggaaatgtctaatagaaacatgacgaaacagcacattcaaaatgaaatgaagaaaaatgtgcccgtaagaaggagaatcgaggcctttgaaaaagaaaaaatttcagaaaaagccattgttcaaaaactggcacgaagatctgtcgaaaaagcgacgtcttattag